In the genome of Gammaproteobacteria bacterium, the window TGCGGTCAGAAAGCTGTCGGTAGGGGGGGCTCTGCATCACCGTGACGAGGGGGTAGCGGTATGAGAAAATGTTTCCGCAATGGCTCGTTTTCAACGGTGACAGGATTTCGCCAGCGGCAAGCGTGCAAGATAGACAATGAGCGACGGTTGGATCATAATCTATCGCGTACAGGCGTGTTCAAACCTGAGACTTGGAGTCGCTATGCGTATGACATTAGTCGAATCGGACAATATCATCGGGGCGGAGGTCTTCGGACTCGCTGTGGCGGAACTGAGCCACGCGTCGGACTTCGCCGAACTCGAGAGGCGTTTCTACCATCGAAGCGTACTTTGCGTTCGCGATCAGGCGCTGTCGCCCGAGACGCTCATCGCATTTGCCAAGCGCTTCGGTGAGATCAGCCGTACTTTCCTCACCCACTACGCACATCCGGAGCATCCCGACATCCTACTCGTTTCCAACCTCCAGGAGAACGGTCGCGACATCGGCTATGCCGACGCAGGTCGTGTTTGGCACAGCGACGGCTCGTACCTGCAAAGACCGGTCGGGGTGTCGATGTTATACGCCATCGAGGTACCTGAAGAGAACGGCCAGGTTTTGGGGCGTACGAACTTCGCTTCAGCTTGGGCCGCTTATGATGGTTTGAGCGATGCGTTAAAAGAGAAGATCGAGGGCTTGCAGGCGGTTCATCAAGTTGCCGGTCGTCGCAAGTCGACCGGGACTGGCAAAGAGGACCGGGTGCAGCACGAGCAGCAACCAGAGGCGATTCACCCCTTGGTGCGCATCCATCCCTATACGGGGCGCAAATACCTGTTTGTATC includes:
- a CDS encoding TauD/TfdA family dioxygenase — translated: MSDGWIIIYRVQACSNLRLGVAMRMTLVESDNIIGAEVFGLAVAELSHASDFAELERRFYHRSVLCVRDQALSPETLIAFAKRFGEISRTFLTHYAHPEHPDILLVSNLQENGRDIGYADAGRVWHSDGSYLQRPVGVSMLYAIEVPEENGQVLGRTNFASAWAAYDGLSDALKEKIEGLQAVHQVAGRRKSTGTGKEDRVQHEQQPEAIHPLVRIHPYTGRKYLFVS